The following proteins come from a genomic window of Achromobacter deleyi:
- a CDS encoding electron transfer flavoprotein subunit alpha/FixB family protein yields the protein MTTLVIAEHDNAQLKGATLNAVAAAAKIGGDVHVLVAGANARAVADQAAQAAGVSKVLLADAPQLADGLAENVAAQVLAVASGYSHILFPATASGKNVAPRVAAKLDVAQISDIIGVESADTFQRPIYAGNAIATVQSADPVKVITVRTTGFDAVAAQGGSAAVEDVAAVADSGLSSFVGREVAKSDRPELAGARVVVSGGRGLGSAENFKILDPLADKLGAALGASRAAVDAGYAPNDWQVGQTGKIVAPQLYVAVGISGAIQHLAGMKDSKVIVAINKDAEAPIFGVADYGLVGDLFQVVPELTSAL from the coding sequence ATGACGACGCTGGTTATTGCCGAACACGATAACGCCCAGCTCAAGGGCGCAACCCTGAACGCCGTCGCCGCCGCCGCCAAGATCGGAGGCGACGTCCATGTGCTGGTCGCCGGCGCCAATGCCCGCGCCGTGGCCGACCAGGCCGCGCAGGCGGCCGGCGTGTCCAAGGTGCTGCTGGCCGACGCGCCGCAACTGGCCGACGGCCTGGCCGAGAACGTCGCCGCCCAGGTGCTGGCCGTGGCCTCCGGCTACAGCCACATCCTGTTCCCGGCCACCGCCTCGGGCAAGAACGTCGCCCCGCGCGTCGCCGCCAAGCTCGACGTGGCCCAGATCTCCGACATCATCGGTGTCGAATCCGCCGACACCTTCCAGCGCCCGATCTACGCCGGCAATGCCATCGCCACCGTGCAATCGGCCGACCCGGTCAAGGTCATCACCGTGCGCACCACCGGCTTTGACGCCGTGGCCGCGCAGGGCGGCTCGGCCGCCGTGGAAGACGTTGCCGCCGTGGCCGATTCCGGCCTGTCGAGCTTCGTCGGCCGCGAAGTCGCCAAGAGCGACCGTCCGGAACTGGCCGGCGCCCGCGTCGTCGTTTCCGGCGGCCGTGGCCTGGGCAGCGCCGAGAACTTCAAGATCCTGGATCCGCTGGCCGATAAGCTCGGCGCCGCCCTGGGCGCCTCGCGCGCCGCGGTCGACGCCGGCTACGCGCCGAACGATTGGCAGGTCGGCCAGACCGGCAAGATTGTTGCGCCGCAGCTGTACGTGGCCGTCGGTATTTCCGGCGCCATCCAGCATCTGGCCGGCATGAAGGACTCCAAGGTCATCGTCGCCATCAACAAGGATGCCGAAGCGCCGATTTTCGGCGTGGCCGATTATGGCCTGGTGGGTGATCTGTTCCAGGTCGTTCCCGAACTGACCAGCGCGCTGTAA
- a CDS encoding electron transfer flavoprotein subunit beta/FixA family protein, translated as MKVLVPVKRVVDYNVKVRVKSDQTGVDIANVKMSMNPFDEIAVEEATRLKEKGSVAEVVAVSCGVAQCQETLRTAMAIGADRGVLVQTDAELQPLAVAKLLKALVDKEQPQLVILGKQAIDDDANQTGQMLAALLDWPQATFASKVELADGKVTVTREVDGGLETLSLKLPAIITTDLRLNEPRYVTLPNIMKAKKKQLDTVSPQDLGVDPAPRLKTLKVSEPPARKAGIKVADVAALVDKLKNEAKVV; from the coding sequence ATGAAGGTGTTGGTACCTGTCAAGCGCGTCGTTGACTACAACGTCAAGGTGCGCGTCAAGTCTGATCAGACCGGCGTGGATATCGCCAATGTGAAGATGTCCATGAACCCCTTTGACGAAATCGCCGTCGAGGAAGCCACCCGCCTGAAGGAAAAGGGCTCCGTGGCCGAAGTCGTGGCGGTTTCTTGCGGCGTTGCGCAATGCCAGGAAACGCTGCGCACCGCCATGGCCATCGGCGCCGACCGCGGCGTGCTGGTCCAGACCGATGCCGAACTGCAGCCGCTGGCCGTGGCCAAGCTGCTCAAGGCTTTGGTCGACAAGGAACAACCGCAACTGGTGATCCTGGGCAAGCAGGCCATCGATGACGACGCCAACCAGACCGGCCAGATGCTGGCCGCGCTGCTGGACTGGCCGCAAGCCACGTTCGCCAGCAAGGTCGAGCTGGCCGATGGCAAGGTCACCGTCACGCGCGAAGTGGACGGCGGCCTGGAAACGCTGTCGCTCAAGCTGCCGGCCATCATCACCACCGACCTGCGCCTGAACGAGCCGCGCTACGTCACGCTGCCCAACATCATGAAGGCCAAGAAGAAGCAGCTGGACACCGTCAGCCCGCAAGACCTGGGCGTGGATCCGGCGCCCCGCCTGAAGACGCTCAAGGTCAGCGAGCCGCCCGCCCGCAAGGCCGGCATCAAGGTGGCCGATGTCGCGGCCCTGGTGGACAAACTCAAGAACGAAGCGAAGGTGGTTTGA
- a CDS encoding histone deacetylase family protein: METMYLTHPACRLHEMGSWHPESPQRLDAISDQLLASGLMPYLDDRQAPQASRHDVLRVHTVQYLDSLREHTPEQGYYPIDPDTLMNPHTYEAALYAAGAGVAAVDAVIGGEARTAFCAVRPPGHHACRSQAMGFCFLNNVAIAARHAMEFHGLSRVAIVDFDVHHGNGTEDVFAGDERVLMCSIFQHPFFPNSGTEHPAANMVNVPVAAYTAGAAVRTIVTDTWLPRLEAHRPELILISAGFDAHREDDMGQMGLVEADYAWITEQLVDVAERHCQGRIVSTLEGGYNLSALGRSVVAHIRALAKL, translated from the coding sequence ATGGAGACCATGTATCTTACCCACCCGGCATGCCGCTTGCATGAAATGGGCAGTTGGCATCCGGAAAGCCCGCAGAGGCTGGACGCCATTTCCGACCAATTGCTCGCCAGCGGCCTGATGCCCTATCTGGATGACCGGCAGGCGCCCCAGGCGTCCCGCCATGACGTGCTGCGGGTGCACACTGTCCAGTACCTGGACAGTTTGCGCGAACATACGCCCGAGCAAGGGTATTACCCGATAGATCCCGACACCCTCATGAATCCGCACACCTACGAGGCCGCGCTGTACGCCGCCGGCGCGGGGGTGGCGGCGGTCGACGCGGTGATCGGCGGCGAGGCCCGCACCGCATTTTGCGCGGTGCGTCCGCCCGGGCACCACGCCTGCCGCTCGCAGGCGATGGGCTTCTGCTTCCTGAACAACGTGGCCATCGCGGCCCGCCACGCCATGGAGTTCCACGGCCTGTCGCGGGTGGCCATCGTCGACTTCGACGTGCACCACGGCAATGGCACCGAGGACGTCTTCGCCGGCGACGAGCGGGTGCTGATGTGCAGCATTTTCCAGCACCCGTTCTTTCCCAACAGCGGCACCGAGCACCCGGCGGCCAACATGGTCAACGTGCCGGTGGCGGCCTATACGGCGGGCGCCGCCGTGCGCACCATCGTCACCGACACCTGGCTGCCGCGGCTCGAGGCGCACCGCCCGGAACTCATTCTGATTTCAGCCGGCTTCGATGCCCATCGCGAGGACGACATGGGTCAAATGGGGCTGGTGGAGGCCGACTATGCATGGATCACCGAGCAGCTCGTGGACGTGGCCGAACGCCATTGCCAGGGCCGGATCGTCAGCACGCTCGAGGGCGGTTACAACCTGTCCGCCCTGGGACGCAGCGTCGTGGCCCATATACGGGCGCTGGCGAAGCTGTAG
- the mltB gene encoding lytic murein transglycosylase B produces the protein MFICRRLLQLGTLSALLAGCSTTAPTASNPSAVQPPAVTAGNPASIRIGPAAPTPGPELADDGPAALTPSGVLRPEVRSFVESLAAERNLPLKPMVSALESTRYNATVARLIAPSPPGKKVWRSWLTYRSRFVEPKRIGWGVEFYNEHRDQLNQAAQRFGVPAPIIASIIGVETLYGRNMGNFRVLDALTTLAFDYPDPAKPERATMFRGQLADFLTLAMSGKLDLETRGSYAGAIGMPQFMPTSIKHYAVDGDGSGHIDLTNNTRDAIMSVGSFLSQHGWQRGLPVFAPVALPADPTALVDGGLEPKQTWGTLTAAGARLQPGASANGWGAQPMGIVDLVEEARGTAQYRVGTPNFFALTKYNRSYFYATAVADLASEIEARVGR, from the coding sequence ATGTTCATCTGTCGGCGATTACTGCAACTCGGCACTTTGTCGGCCCTCCTGGCCGGCTGCTCCACCACCGCTCCCACCGCCTCGAATCCGTCCGCCGTCCAGCCCCCCGCGGTCACCGCCGGCAACCCTGCTTCCATCCGCATCGGGCCCGCGGCGCCGACCCCCGGTCCCGAATTGGCGGACGACGGCCCGGCCGCCCTCACCCCCAGCGGCGTCCTGCGCCCCGAGGTGCGCAGCTTCGTCGAAAGCCTGGCCGCCGAACGCAATCTGCCGCTCAAGCCGATGGTCTCCGCGCTCGAAAGCACGCGCTACAACGCCACGGTGGCGCGCCTGATCGCGCCGTCGCCGCCGGGCAAGAAGGTCTGGCGCAGCTGGCTGACCTACCGCTCGCGCTTCGTCGAGCCCAAGCGCATCGGCTGGGGCGTAGAGTTCTACAACGAGCATCGCGACCAGCTCAACCAGGCCGCGCAGCGCTTCGGCGTGCCGGCGCCGATCATCGCCTCGATCATCGGCGTTGAAACGCTGTATGGCCGCAACATGGGCAATTTCCGCGTGCTGGACGCGCTGACGACGCTGGCCTTCGATTATCCGGACCCGGCCAAGCCCGAGCGCGCCACCATGTTCCGCGGCCAGTTGGCCGACTTCCTGACGCTGGCCATGAGCGGCAAGCTGGACCTCGAAACCCGCGGCTCCTACGCCGGCGCCATCGGCATGCCGCAGTTCATGCCCACCAGCATCAAGCACTACGCGGTGGACGGCGACGGCAGCGGCCATATCGACCTGACCAACAACACCCGCGACGCCATCATGTCGGTCGGCAGCTTCCTGTCGCAGCACGGCTGGCAACGCGGCCTGCCGGTGTTCGCGCCGGTGGCGCTGCCGGCCGATCCCACGGCGCTGGTGGACGGCGGCCTGGAGCCCAAGCAGACCTGGGGCACGCTGACCGCCGCCGGCGCGCGGCTGCAGCCTGGCGCCTCGGCCAATGGCTGGGGCGCGCAGCCCATGGGCATCGTCGATCTGGTGGAAGAAGCCCGCGGCACCGCGCAATACCGCGTCGGCACGCCCAACTTCTTCGCGCTGACGAAGTACAACCGCAGCTATTTCTACGCCACCGCGGTGGCCGACCTGGCCAGCGAAATCGAGGCGCGCGTCGGCCGCTGA
- a CDS encoding cyclase family protein, translated as MRWKNRPEGSNWGDFGPDDQRGCLNYITPANVMKGIQEVREGLSFCLSLPLDYPGGNGVNVRRHPPKLRPTERDGDQYLNFPLGRLRPGCVDVLSDDIVEMSLQYSTQWDSLAHVGALFDANGDGLPERVYYNGYRPNEHVVGPVDYDVDNGFAKTDLGQGGASHAKKLDITQLAESCLQSRGVMVDLARHFGREQKSVGYDDLMRIIEADRIEIEQGDIVLFHTEFGDALLEKARQPDHHTLHEICAGLDGSDEKLLQWITDSKVAAMASDNHALEIYPTQKPNACCAALPLHHHCIFKLGLPIGEMWYLGALARWLTANGRSRFLLTAPPLNLPGAVGSPATPVATV; from the coding sequence ATGAGATGGAAGAACCGTCCCGAGGGATCCAACTGGGGAGACTTCGGCCCTGATGACCAACGGGGTTGCCTGAATTACATCACTCCCGCAAACGTGATGAAGGGAATCCAGGAAGTCCGCGAGGGCTTGAGCTTCTGTCTGTCGCTGCCGCTGGATTATCCGGGTGGTAATGGCGTCAACGTGCGCCGCCATCCGCCCAAGCTGCGCCCGACCGAGCGCGACGGCGACCAGTACCTGAACTTCCCGCTGGGCCGCCTGCGTCCGGGATGCGTCGACGTGCTGAGCGACGACATCGTCGAGATGAGCCTGCAGTACTCGACCCAGTGGGACTCGCTGGCGCACGTGGGCGCCTTGTTCGACGCCAATGGCGACGGCCTGCCCGAACGCGTCTACTACAACGGCTACCGTCCCAACGAACACGTGGTCGGCCCGGTCGATTACGACGTCGACAACGGCTTCGCCAAGACCGACCTGGGCCAGGGCGGCGCCTCCCATGCCAAGAAGCTGGACATCACCCAGCTGGCCGAATCCTGCCTGCAGAGCCGCGGCGTGATGGTCGATCTGGCCCGGCATTTCGGCCGCGAGCAGAAGTCGGTGGGCTATGACGACCTGATGCGCATCATCGAGGCCGACCGCATCGAGATCGAGCAGGGCGACATCGTGCTGTTCCACACCGAGTTCGGCGACGCGTTGCTGGAAAAGGCGCGTCAGCCGGATCACCACACCCTGCACGAGATCTGCGCCGGGCTGGACGGCAGCGATGAGAAGCTGCTGCAGTGGATCACCGATTCCAAGGTGGCGGCGATGGCGTCGGACAACCATGCGCTGGAAATCTACCCGACGCAGAAGCCCAACGCCTGCTGCGCGGCGCTGCCGCTGCACCACCATTGCATCTTCAAGCTCGGCCTGCCGATCGGCGAGATGTGGTACCTGGGCGCGCTGGCCCGCTGGCTGACCGCCAACGGCCGCAGCCGCTTTCTCCTGACCGCGCCGCCGCTGAACCTGCCGGGCGCGGTGGGCTCGCCCGCCACGCCGGTGGCCACGGTCTGA
- a CDS encoding IclR family transcriptional regulator, translating into MDVKTAARVLDVLNLFAEAQKPLLYSEIAAQMEIPLSSCHGLLKTMVARGYLYEIGKKHGYYPTQKLIHVATLICRSDPLNAVIEPVLARVRDITGETALLAKLADDKVVYLIVAESKQTIRFSHQPGGFKAVHATSSGKALLSVLSEDERQKWFKTYPGFASYTETTLTSQAAFDRDLQAGIQRGWQRSLGENVEDVMSISLGFRAYEQPFAIVVAGPLGRMQKNEATTGQQLKEVKALLYAALPSANLTFVGEDSR; encoded by the coding sequence ATGGATGTGAAAACAGCCGCGCGAGTCCTGGATGTTCTGAACCTCTTCGCCGAGGCGCAGAAGCCGTTGCTGTACAGCGAGATCGCCGCGCAAATGGAGATCCCGCTGTCCAGCTGCCATGGTTTGCTCAAGACCATGGTGGCGCGCGGCTATCTGTACGAGATCGGCAAGAAGCACGGCTATTACCCGACGCAGAAGCTGATCCACGTCGCCACCCTGATCTGCCGCAGCGACCCGCTGAACGCCGTGATCGAACCGGTGCTGGCGCGAGTGCGCGACATCACCGGCGAGACCGCCCTGCTGGCCAAGCTGGCCGACGACAAGGTCGTGTACCTGATCGTCGCCGAGTCCAAGCAGACCATCCGCTTCTCGCACCAGCCTGGCGGATTCAAGGCGGTGCACGCCACCAGCTCGGGCAAGGCCCTGCTCTCGGTGCTGTCCGAGGACGAGCGCCAGAAATGGTTCAAGACCTACCCCGGGTTCGCCTCGTACACCGAGACCACCCTCACCAGCCAGGCCGCGTTCGACCGCGACCTGCAGGCCGGCATCCAGCGCGGCTGGCAACGCTCCCTCGGCGAAAACGTCGAGGACGTGATGTCCATCTCGCTCGGTTTCCGCGCCTATGAACAACCCTTCGCCATCGTGGTGGCCGGCCCCCTGGGGCGCATGCAGAAGAACGAAGCCACCACTGGCCAGCAACTGAAAGAGGTCAAGGCGCTGCTGTACGCGGCCCTGCCCTCGGCCAACCTTACCTTTGTAGGAGAAGACAGCAGATGA
- a CDS encoding Bug family tripartite tricarboxylate transporter substrate binding protein gives MNKRTLLAAACSAITIGALPLAGAQAQDAYPDKPIRVIMPWAAGGPTDVVGRVIAVRMGEILGHPLVIESRPGASGTIGAAQVARAPADGYTVLMNPSVQGIYPAQFKSLTFDPIKDFRMVGVLGTVPMVAVVPPDSKFKTFGELIAQAKAQPGSLSFASPGVATLPHLAGELINTTTKASISHVGYRGSSPALTDVAGGHVDLMYAPLAPALPLIQSGKVRPIAVTTKTRLAELPDVPTIAESGLPGFDIVTWYGMWVPKDTPEPIIAKLNKAMIEASQSPKVVEALKSQGTLPSTMSYQEAEAFNLAESARWIKVMKDANIQPE, from the coding sequence ATGAACAAGCGCACTTTGCTCGCCGCGGCATGCTCGGCGATCACCATCGGGGCCCTGCCGCTGGCTGGCGCGCAGGCGCAGGACGCCTATCCGGACAAGCCGATCCGCGTGATCATGCCGTGGGCCGCGGGTGGCCCGACCGACGTGGTGGGCCGCGTGATCGCCGTGCGCATGGGTGAGATCCTCGGCCACCCGCTGGTGATCGAAAGCCGTCCCGGCGCCAGCGGCACCATCGGCGCCGCCCAGGTCGCGCGCGCGCCGGCCGATGGCTACACCGTGCTGATGAACCCGTCGGTGCAGGGCATCTATCCGGCCCAGTTCAAGAGCCTGACGTTCGATCCGATCAAGGACTTCCGCATGGTCGGCGTGCTGGGCACGGTGCCGATGGTGGCGGTGGTGCCGCCCGATTCCAAGTTCAAGACCTTCGGCGAACTGATCGCGCAGGCCAAGGCCCAGCCGGGTTCGCTCAGCTTCGCCTCGCCCGGCGTGGCCACGCTGCCGCACCTGGCCGGCGAGCTGATCAACACCACCACCAAGGCGTCCATCTCGCACGTCGGCTACCGCGGCAGCAGCCCGGCCCTGACCGACGTCGCTGGCGGTCACGTCGACCTGATGTACGCGCCGCTGGCGCCCGCCCTGCCCCTGATCCAGAGCGGCAAGGTGCGCCCGATCGCCGTCACCACCAAGACCCGCCTGGCCGAGCTGCCCGACGTGCCGACCATCGCCGAGAGCGGCCTGCCCGGTTTCGACATCGTCACCTGGTACGGCATGTGGGTGCCCAAGGACACGCCCGAACCCATCATCGCCAAGCTCAACAAGGCCATGATCGAGGCGTCGCAATCGCCCAAGGTGGTCGAGGCGCTGAAGTCGCAAGGCACCCTGCCCAGCACCATGAGCTACCAGGAAGCCGAAGCCTTCAACCTGGCCGAAAGCGCGCGCTGGATCAAGGTCATGAAGGACGCCAACATCCAGCCCGAATAA
- the cysM gene encoding cysteine synthase CysM, giving the protein MTTTYPTIEQTVGNTPLVRLQRIPGAAGAARGNVILAKLEGNNPAGSVKDRPALSMIKHAEERGDIKPGDTLIEATSGNTGIALAMAAAMRGYRMILIMPDNLSVERRAAMTAYGAELILTPADKGGMEYARDLATEMQADGRGVVLDQFANPDNPRAHIETTGPEIWTQTEGRVTHFVSAMGTTGTIMGVSTYLKSRNPAVQVVGAQPAEGSSIPGIRKWPEAYLPKIFDRSRVDAYESIQQAEAEVMARRLAAEEGIFGGISSAGALVAALRVAERVNDATIVFIVCDRGDRYLSTGVFNT; this is encoded by the coding sequence ATGACTACTACCTATCCCACTATCGAGCAGACCGTCGGCAACACGCCGCTGGTGCGCCTGCAGCGCATTCCCGGCGCCGCCGGCGCGGCGCGCGGCAACGTCATCCTGGCCAAGCTGGAAGGCAATAATCCGGCCGGCTCGGTGAAGGACCGCCCGGCGCTCTCCATGATCAAGCATGCCGAAGAGCGCGGCGACATCAAGCCGGGCGACACGCTGATCGAGGCGACCAGCGGCAATACCGGCATCGCGCTGGCCATGGCCGCCGCCATGCGCGGCTATCGCATGATCCTGATCATGCCCGACAACCTGTCGGTGGAACGCCGCGCCGCCATGACGGCCTATGGCGCCGAGCTGATCCTGACGCCGGCCGACAAGGGCGGCATGGAATACGCCCGCGACCTGGCCACGGAAATGCAGGCCGATGGCCGCGGCGTGGTGCTGGACCAGTTCGCCAATCCGGACAACCCGCGCGCCCACATCGAGACCACCGGCCCGGAAATCTGGACCCAGACCGAAGGCCGCGTCACGCACTTCGTCAGCGCCATGGGCACCACCGGCACCATCATGGGCGTGTCCACCTACCTGAAGTCGCGCAATCCGGCGGTGCAGGTGGTCGGCGCGCAGCCGGCCGAGGGCTCGTCGATTCCCGGCATCCGCAAATGGCCGGAAGCCTATCTGCCCAAGATCTTCGACCGCAGCCGCGTGGACGCCTACGAGTCCATCCAGCAGGCCGAGGCCGAAGTCATGGCGCGCCGCCTGGCGGCCGAAGAAGGCATCTTCGGCGGCATCTCGTCGGCCGGCGCGCTGGTCGCCGCCCTGCGCGTGGCCGAGCGCGTCAATGACGCGACCATCGTCTTCATCGTCTGCGACCGCGGCGACCGCTACCTGTCCACAGGCGTCTTCAATACCTGA
- a CDS encoding ComEA family DNA-binding protein — protein MNPFLHSAVARRLPALPWRRPQRAAARRGAPVLRQALGVALLAAGVAHAPAQALDLNDATAQQLEAIRGIGPRTAQTIVSERDRAGKFESLQDLADRVRGISPKKAEALGAAGLTVGAAGDGPKAAGVKPAVAAPAGARSAAGAGAAKAAAAGGAAAKPGKVQADTVQAGKAGKAGKAAAVSRP, from the coding sequence ATGAATCCCTTCCTCCATTCCGCCGTCGCCCGCCGCCTGCCGGCATTGCCTTGGCGTCGCCCGCAGCGCGCCGCCGCGCGCCGTGGCGCGCCGGTATTGCGCCAGGCGCTGGGCGTGGCCTTGCTGGCCGCCGGCGTGGCGCACGCGCCCGCGCAGGCGCTGGACCTGAACGACGCCACCGCGCAGCAGCTCGAGGCCATCCGTGGCATCGGGCCGCGCACGGCGCAGACCATCGTCAGTGAACGCGACCGCGCCGGCAAGTTCGAGTCGCTGCAGGACCTGGCCGATCGGGTGCGCGGCATCAGCCCGAAAAAGGCCGAGGCGCTGGGGGCCGCCGGCCTGACGGTGGGCGCGGCCGGCGACGGGCCGAAGGCCGCGGGCGTGAAGCCGGCGGTCGCGGCGCCGGCCGGGGCCAGATCCGCGGCAGGGGCGGGCGCCGCCAAGGCCGCGGCGGCGGGCGGCGCGGCCGCCAAGCCGGGCAAGGTCCAGGCGGACACGGTCCAGGCGGGCAAGGCGGGCAAGGCGGGCAAGGCGGCGGCCGTCTCCCGACCCTGA
- the rfaD gene encoding ADP-glyceromanno-heptose 6-epimerase has protein sequence MIVVTGAAGFIGSNLVRGLNRRGIEDIIAVDDLTEGDKFVNLVDCKIADYMDKDDFRRRVADGSLPEIRAVLHQGACSDTTERNGRYMLDNNYRVTLELFEFCQARRIPFLYASSAAVYGGSSIYVEDPANEGPLNVYGYSKLLFDQVLRKRMDSLTAQVVGLRYFNVYGPHEQHKGRMASVAFHNMNQFLEHGHVRLFAGWDGYVDGGQSRDFISVEDVVAVNLHFLDHPEQSGVFNCGTGRAQPFNDVAAAVVNTLRAERGEAQLTLAQLVELDLIRYIPFPDDLKGRYQSYTQADVSRLRAAGFVAPMRDVQTGVAEYVRYWRART, from the coding sequence ATGATCGTCGTTACCGGAGCCGCGGGCTTCATTGGCAGCAACCTGGTGCGTGGCCTGAACCGCCGCGGGATCGAGGACATCATCGCGGTCGATGACCTGACCGAGGGCGACAAGTTCGTCAACCTGGTCGACTGCAAGATCGCCGACTACATGGACAAGGACGACTTCCGTCGCCGCGTCGCCGACGGCAGCCTGCCGGAGATCCGCGCCGTGCTGCACCAGGGCGCCTGCTCGGACACCACCGAGCGCAACGGCCGCTACATGCTGGACAACAACTACCGCGTCACGCTGGAGCTGTTCGAGTTCTGCCAGGCGCGTCGCATTCCGTTCCTGTATGCCTCGTCGGCCGCGGTCTACGGCGGCTCGTCGATCTACGTGGAAGACCCGGCCAACGAAGGCCCGCTGAACGTCTACGGCTATTCCAAGCTGCTGTTCGACCAGGTGCTGCGCAAGCGCATGGACTCCCTGACCGCCCAGGTCGTCGGCCTGCGCTACTTCAACGTCTACGGTCCGCACGAGCAGCACAAGGGCCGCATGGCGTCGGTGGCCTTCCACAACATGAACCAGTTCCTGGAGCACGGCCACGTGCGCCTGTTCGCCGGCTGGGACGGCTATGTGGACGGCGGCCAGAGCCGCGACTTCATCTCGGTCGAGGACGTGGTGGCGGTCAATCTGCACTTCCTGGACCACCCGGAGCAGTCGGGCGTGTTCAATTGCGGCACAGGCCGGGCCCAGCCGTTCAACGACGTCGCCGCGGCGGTGGTGAACACGCTGCGCGCCGAACGCGGCGAGGCGCAGCTGACGCTGGCCCAGCTGGTCGAGCTGGACCTGATCCGCTACATCCCGTTCCCGGACGACCTGAAGGGCCGTTACCAGAGCTACACCCAGGCCGACGTCAGCCGCCTGCGCGCGGCGGGCTTTGTCGCCCCCATGCGCGACGTGCAGACCGGCGTGGCCGAGTATGTGCGCTACTGGCGCGCGCGCACGTAG
- the rfaE1 gene encoding D-glycero-beta-D-manno-heptose-7-phosphate kinase, whose translation MSQFPAESISHSRVLVVGDVMLDRYWFGEVERISPEAPVPVVRVARREDRLGGAANVARNVAALGGHVTLVGVLGEDEAGDSVRRLATEAGIQADLIADQSLHTTLKMRVLGRQQQLLRVDFEQHPAQEALDSIDAALARHLANHDIVVLSDYAKGVLTRVESLIALARSAGIPVLVDPKGDDYSRYRGATLVTPNRSEMQQAVGRWNSESELTDRAQRLRADLDLEALLVTRSEQGMTLFTDMGREHVDAQAHEVFDVSGAGDTVLATLAVSRAIGLPWADAMGWANRAGGIAVGKLGTSVVTAAELAGELS comes from the coding sequence ATGAGCCAATTTCCCGCCGAATCCATTTCGCATAGCCGCGTGCTCGTGGTGGGCGATGTCATGCTGGACCGCTACTGGTTCGGCGAGGTGGAGCGTATTTCCCCCGAGGCGCCAGTGCCGGTGGTGCGTGTCGCGCGCCGCGAGGACCGCCTGGGTGGCGCGGCCAACGTGGCGCGCAACGTCGCCGCGCTCGGCGGCCATGTCACGCTGGTGGGCGTGCTGGGCGAGGACGAGGCCGGCGACAGCGTGCGGCGCCTGGCCACCGAGGCCGGCATCCAGGCCGACCTGATCGCCGACCAGAGCCTGCACACCACGCTGAAGATGCGCGTGCTGGGCCGCCAGCAGCAGCTGCTGCGCGTCGACTTCGAGCAGCATCCTGCCCAGGAGGCGCTCGACAGCATCGACGCCGCGCTGGCGCGCCACCTGGCCAACCACGACATCGTGGTGCTGTCCGATTACGCCAAGGGCGTGCTGACCCGGGTCGAGTCGCTGATCGCGCTGGCGCGCAGCGCCGGCATTCCGGTGCTGGTCGATCCCAAGGGCGACGACTATTCGCGCTATCGCGGCGCTACGCTGGTCACGCCCAACCGTTCCGAAATGCAGCAGGCCGTGGGCCGCTGGAATTCCGAATCCGAACTGACCGATCGCGCGCAGCGCCTGCGCGCCGATCTGGACCTGGAAGCCTTGCTCGTGACGCGTTCCGAGCAGGGCATGACTTTGTTTACCGACATGGGCCGCGAGCACGTCGACGCGCAGGCGCACGAGGTGTTCGACGTGTCCGGCGCGGGCGATACCGTGCTGGCGACGCTGGCCGTCTCGCGCGCCATCGGCCTGCCGTGGGCGGATGCCATGGGCTGGGCCAACCGGGCCGGGGGCATCGCCGTGGGCAAGCTGGGCACGTCCGTCGTCACCGCCGCCGAACTGGCAGGAGAACTCTCATGA